The following is a genomic window from Bacteroidia bacterium.
AAGCATGCCGGACTGAGCTGTACCAACGTGGACGGCATGGCCTCCGCCGCGCGCTACGGACCCTGGTATCTCGGCAACCCCGCCACACCGCCCATCGACGCGCAGTTCGCGGACTATCTTTTCTCCTTGCCGGAAACGTGGGCCAACGCGCACACGGCGGGCAGAAGCATGGTCGTCGGGCGCGCCCGCGATGGCGGCCTCAGCGGATTGGGACCTACCTTGTACGCATTTGCACCAGTGGGGAACACACCTCCCGCCGCCAATACCGCCGTGCAGTTTACGACATTGCTGGAGTACGGGTCCGTCGAGGGGACGGATAATTACCACTTTCCGGATGCTATTGACGGGTATAAGCATAGCGATGAGTGGCGCGGGGCATGCTGGATCGGCGCCGGGACGCAGGCAGCCGTCGCGGTCATCGGACGGAAGGCACACGGTGATAACTGGTACGGTTATCATGGCGAGCGCATGCCGCATGACTGGATCATCGCCGACGTGCCGTATTATGCGTTCGATGACACAGATCCCGACGGCAAGGGATGGAGGGCGCATCGCTTGCGTCCGATGATGCTCTTCTTCGATCCCGCCGATCTGGCCGATGTCGCAGCGGGCACTCTCCCGTCGCATCTGCCTCAGCCCTACGCCGCCATCAGGTTCGACGAAGCACGGTTTTTCGGTTCCGCGCGGGAAATTTTTTCCACTACATACGACGCGCAGCGCTCCCTGCTGTTCCTCACGGAATTCGTTCGTGAACACGATGGCGCACTGGTGGTACACGTGTATCGCATAAATGCCGTCGCGGTGGGTGTCGCGGAAGAGTCTCGGCCCAAAACCCCGGAGGTATTCAGCGCGCCCAATCCCTTTCAATCCTCCACCGACATCACTCTCACGCTCCCGCGTCCCGCGGACGTTCTTTTGTGCGTGTACGATATGCTCGGACGAAGAGTCGCTGTGTTGAAATCCGACAGATATCCAGCAGGATCTCATCGTGTTCGCTTCAACGCAGCAGAACAAGGCCTTGCGGGTGGCTGCTATATCGCGGTACTATCCGTTGATGGCGCCCTTTTCAGCAGGAGGTTGGTCTACAGCAAATGATCGCGATGGTGAGCTGTTAAACATGAAACGTGAAACGTTAAACGTTAAACGTTAAACGTTAAACGTTAAACGACATTAACCCGGAGGGCGACATCTTCCATACCCTCCAACGATTGTTGGTGGCCGCACAGCACACGCACATCATGGCACAGCCCACAGGACGACACTTCCTGCAACCTCGCTACTACGGGTCTTCGACGCCAAACTTCAATTGGGGATCGCACACCACACGCACATCACGGCACAGCCCGCAGGGCGACACAATCGATTCACGATTCTCGATTCACGATTCTCGATTCACGATTCTCGATTCACCCTTCACCCTTCACCCTTCACCCTTCACCCTTCACCCTTCACCATCAAGCCCGAACCGATGATTCAGCCCAGACCTTCTTCCAGCTTCCCGACTGGAGGCGTACAATCCTCCGCAAAAAATTCGAAGTACAGCGTACGGCCCACTTTCTCGATGACGCCACTCTCCTCTATCGTCTCCTGATAGGTGGCATAGCAGGAAAGCGCGGCCTTCATCGCGGCAGTGTCGGCCTCGGTCAACGGCATTTCGCAGTCGATGTCTTCCGGAGCCGAGTTCTTCAGACGTATTTTCCCGTTATCGAACGCGGATCCACCGGGATCAGGCAATGTAAGTAATGCGAGCCGTCGCAATCCGGGAGCACCCTCCTCGCACAACTCCACAAAGACGCGCTTCACCACGGCATGGGTGACAAGATGATCGTGAAAGCCGCTGATGCCGTGTACGGCATAGGTCACGACAACATCGGGGCCGACATTCACGATATACTCCCGCACCACACGTTCCAGTATTCTTGGATCCAGATCTTTCAACCCGTTATCCGGGTAATCGAGTACCGCCATACTCGTCAATCCCAGAACGCGCTCGACATCGAGCATTTCCCTCAGACGCACTTCTCCCATTTCTTCGACACTCAAACCCAAGCGATGCCGCTGCAACGTCGCGCCACCGCGCGTGAGCGTCAACAAGTGCACCTCGTGTCCTTCGGCGAGCTGGGCATGCATGGCCGCGGCGGGACCGAAGGATTCGTCGTCGGGATGGGGGAAAATGTATAAAAACTTCATCGACAATTCCTTTCTTAAAAGAGGTCATTGAAGCGGATACGGCCCGGAAACGGTAATGTTGCGGTGCTGCGGAGTCTCATGGCCGCACTATCGTCGCGACGCCTGGCCGTACTTTCCCCATCATGGAGTATAAAGCGTCCTCGGCCTGCATCATCCGGAGAATGCTGTCTCTTTCCTCCGTTCTTCCAAGCACGGACAGCGCCGTGATCAGACGACCGGCCATCTCATCCCGCACGGTGCGGCGTCGCCGCTGGTCGGGCACCTGTAGCCAGACATGCTGTTGGAACGGCGTCCACAGCAATTGGACGGCATCCCCCTCCGTGGCCCGTGCTGCGCGGGCAAGCAACAAGGCGATGCGCCGTTCCGCATTCACCCTCGCTGCCGGAATCTGCGAACGAATCGGGCCTGCTCCGCGTGCATCCCGGGCAAGATGTCGGTCGTAAGGGCTCAACACGCGCACATGGATCAACTCCGGACGCTCGGCGACACCGGCATCGCGGAGGAGAAGCGCCAGGCCGTGGCATTGTTCGATGTTGAGATTACTTTTGACGATCTGCAAGCCCTGCGATATCACTAGTTCGCCCATCGCCTCCCCAAGCAGCGGTAACACCCGACGCAGAGAATTGCCGATGAAGGACGCCTGCACGTAGCTGCGCGTGTGGTCTCCGTAACGATACCCCTCACGACGACGCAGCATGCGTACATCGCGGTCCGGATCGCGGTAACCGAGTATCTCCAGCACGCCCATCGCGTCGGAAAAACCGAACTCCATCCAGTATCGGATGCTGTCCCGGCCCGTGAGATGCGCGACGCGACGCAGCAGCGCTTCGCGTCCGCGCAACGGCAGAACATTGGCAAGTATGTTCCAGGCAGCGCTGTCGTACCCCAAATCCGTCGGTGTGCCGCGGGGTATTCCCATGATGGTCAATGATCGGGTATCTATGTCGATGCTGATCAACTGCAGTGCGTCGGCACGGCCGCGGCGCTCACCGATGCGGTTGTCGGTACCGATAAGAAGGACGTCAAGCGCCCTGTGTGATGCTCCGTCTTCCGTGCGTGGCCAGACCCACTCTCGTATTCCTGCCGACAGAATCTGCGCCCGGGCATGTGAACGGTGATGCGGAAACAACGCCAGCGCTTCGTTTCGGGCATGCTCTGACGCCGCAGGTTGTACGGAGCGGTACAGTTCGTCAACCAGCTCCGTGGTACCGCGAAACGCGCGGGAGACAAGCGCATTCGCAGTCTCTTGGGCCGTCGTGTACGCAGGGTCGCCGATGAGCATCGGAAGCAGCAGCAGGCACACGAGAATCCCCGTGCCGGCGATCAGCACAGTCGCAGCCGCTTGACGCCGCAAGCGCTTCGCACGCATACGCGTGAGGAGGAATTTCCTGTGTCTGTCGTACGTGCTGTACATCATGGATGGGAATGGAAAATCTGGTGCATAATCCTGCCACCGATACCGGCTTCGAAACTGGACAAATCAGACGAAAGAATACATCAGGCGCAGGACTTTTCCGAATGGCCTCGCTCGAAGTGCAGTCCTCCGGAAACGGAGTATCACCAGGCGGCTTCGAATACCGGATCAGCAATGCGA
Proteins encoded in this region:
- a CDS encoding PIG-L family deacetylase, with protein sequence MKFLYIFPHPDDESFGPAAAMHAQLAEGHEVHLLTLTRGGATLQRHRLGLSVEEMGEVRLREMLDVERVLGLTSMAVLDYPDNGLKDLDPRILERVVREYIVNVGPDVVVTYAVHGISGFHDHLVTHAVVKRVFVELCEEGAPGLRRLALLTLPDPGGSAFDNGKIRLKNSAPEDIDCEMPLTEADTAAMKAALSCYATYQETIEESGVIEKVGRTLYFEFFAEDCTPPVGKLEEGLG